AATCTGCTGCAAGCTAAGCGTGTTTCAGTTATAGGCACCCGTAAAGTGACATATTACGGTGAAAAGGCTACGGAACAAATTGTTAAATTATTCGTTAACCATCAAATACAGGTTGTTTCCGGTTTAGCTAATGGGGTTGATCGAATTGCGCATGAAACGGCAATGAACTTAAAAACACAATCAACCATCGCGATTATCCCTACAGGCTTTGATGAATACTATCCCTATAATAATGCCAATCTTCAGGATGAAATTGCTTATGACCATTTATTATTAAGTGAATATCCACCTTTAGCTCGCGTGAAAAAACATCATTTTATTATGCGAAATCGACTCGTTGCCGGTCTATGTAATGCCGTCATCGTGATTGAGGCGGCCAGTAAAAGTGGGAGTTTAATTACAGCCAATTATGCTTTACAATTCAATCGTGAATTGTATGTTTTACCCGGTCGGATATTTGATGAGCAGTCGCAAGGTTGTAATGAATTATTAGCCTTAGGAGCTAACATGATAATTAGTCCACAACGATTAGTCCAAGATATTCTGACACTTAATGAAAACCAGTCGAAGTATCCTAATTAGTTGAAATCCTATACTTTTTAATGCACTAATTTGTGTATTTTTTAAACGGATAAAATTTTATTGTTTGACAAGCATTTAACTTTCATCTAATATTAGTTCGATTTTACATTTACAAATATTACATAAAATATCACAGAGATTTTTGAAAGGGGCGTGATGAATGATGGCCATTAAGAACTTAGTCATCGTCGAATCACCAACAAAAGCCAAAACCATCAACAAATACCTTGGCCGGAATTATAAAGTTGTTGCAAGTAAGGGACACTTGCGCGATTTACCTAAAAGCAAAATGGGTGTCGATATTGAAAATAATTTTGAGCCGCATTATATTAGTATTCGTGGTCGGGGCGATACGATAAAAGAATTACGTAAATTAGCCAAACAATCCGACCGTGTTTATCTAGCAGCCGACCCGGACCGTGAGGGAGAAGCGATTGCATGGCATCTCAGCTATTTGTTGGATTTGCCAGAAGGTGAAGAAAACCGGGTTGTCTTCAATGAGATAACGAAAGATACCGTCAAAGAAGCCTTTAAACATCCTAGAAAAATTGATCAAAATCTCGTTGATGCCCAACAAGCACGGCGTATTTTAGATCGGATTGTCGGTTACTCCATTTCACCATTATTATGGAAAAAAATTAAAGGGGGCTTAAGTGCAGGCCGGGTTCAATCAACGACACTTAAAATTATTATTGATCGCGAGAATGAGATTCGCAATTTTGTACCTGAAGAATATTGGCTAATTCCAGCTGAATTCCAAAAGGATAAAAGTAAGTTTACAGCTAATTTTTATAGTTACCAAGGTAAACGTACCGAATTAGCCAATGAGACAATCGTGAATGAAATAATGGCAAACATTGACCAAACGCAACATTTCACGGTAACTAATGTTGAAAAAAGCGAACGTAAAAGAAAGTCCCCCAATCCTTATACCACTTCAACCTTACAACAAGACGCATCGAATCGTCTCAATTTTCGAACGAGTAAAACGATGATGATTGCGCAACAATTATATGAAGGGATTACGATTAAACGGACAACGGTTGGTTTGATAACTTATATGCGTACAGATTCAACCCGTATTGCACCTTCAGCGGTAAATGCTGCTAGTCAATATATTCAAAGTGAATATGGTCAAGCCTACAGTCATGCAAAAGGGCAGAGTGCCCAAGCTAATGGTGCACAAGATGCCCATGAAGCTATTCGTCCTTCGGATGTTACTTTAACACCTGAAAGTATTAAAGATTCTTTATCCAGAGATCAATATAAATTGTATAACTTAATTTGGTCGCGTTTTGTTGCCAGTCAAATGACTGATGCTGTTTATGATACCGTTAGAGCGGATCTAACCCAAAATAAGGTTGTCTTTCGAGCAAGTGGGTCACGGATAAAATTTGATGGGTTTTTAAAAGTCTATTCAACGGACTCAAGTAAGGATAATTACTTGCCTGAATTAACGGTGAATGATTCGGTTAAATTAACTAAAATAGAAACCAACCAAATGTTCACCCAACCGCCATCACGCTATACGGAAGCTAGCTTAATTAAAGTCCTTGAAGAAAAAGGGATTGGTCGTCCTTCCGCTTACTCACCAACTATTGAAACCTTACGTAAACGATACTACGTTAAATTAGTGAGCAAAAAGTTTGAGCCGACTGAGCTTGGTGAAATCGTTAATAATGTTTTATCCGAATATTTCCCTCAAATTGTCGACTCCGAATTTACAGCCGGCATGGAAAGCACCTTAGATGAGATTGAAGAAGGTAAGCGCCAGTGGGTAAGTGTGCTGGATGAATTTTACCAAGGCTTTGAAAAAGATCTTAAAAAAGCCGAAGTGAATATGGAAGAAATTAATATCAAAGATGAACCTGCTGGATTTGATTGTCCTGAATGTGGCAATCCAATGGTCATTAAAATTGGACGCTATGGTAAATTTTATGCCTGTAGTAATTTTCCTGAATGCCGTCATACTGAACCCATTGTTAAAAAAATCGGAGTGACCTGTCCCAAATGTCAAGAAGGACAAGTGATCGAGCGCGAATCGAAGAAAAAACGTATTTTCTATGGGTGTGATCGCTATCCAGCCTGTGATTTTGTTTCATGGGATAAACCCGTTGGGCGCGATTGTCCAAAATGTCAACATTTCTTAGTTGAAAAAACAAACCGTAAAAAACGTCAAATCGTGTGCAGTAACTGCGATTATGCTGAACAAGCCGAATAATATGAGGGTTGCATGAGCGTTTTATGGGATATTTATTAATAAAATCTTTAAATTTTAATATTTAAGTCCTTAGATTGATGTCTAAGGGCTTTTTTTGTAGTATGATAATACTAGTAGATTTTTGGAGGGATAGAATGGAACAGTATATTGAGTTGTTTATCCAATTTCTAGATGTTGAAAAACGGTATTCGGCTCAAACAATAACAGCCTATTCGAGAGATTTGTCCGAATTCAAGCAATTTTTGGATAGTACAGGTTCCACTCGTTTAACTGATATTCAATATACGGATATTCGTTTATATGTGGCGCATTTAACCGAACATGGTTATGCCCGCACATCAATCGCTCGAAAAATTTCTAGTTTACGTTCATTTTTCAGATATGCCATTCAACAAGAATGGATCGAGCAAAACCCGGCTGAATTAATGAATTATAAGAGCAAGAAACAACATTTACCTGATTTCTTTTATGAATCAGAAATGCAAGCAATCATTGAAGCCGCCAAGGTGAGTAAGCTACCCAATCCACAAAGAAATTTAGCTATTATTGAACTTCTTTATGCGACGGGTTTGCGTGTAAGTGAATTAGTGAATTTGACGCTTGAGCAAATACAAACAGATATTCAATTAATCCGCGTGATTGGTAAGGGAAATAAGGAGCGCATTGTGCCGATTGGGGATGCTGCTATGCAAGCAATTGAAACCTATCAAAACACAGAACGACCTCTTTTATTAAAACTAAACCTAAACCCCACCGCTAATAAATATCTTTTTTTATCCGATAAAGGAAAAGTCATCACCGCCGACCAAGTTCGGCATATTTTAACGAAAATCGTTGAGGAAGCATCCTTAAATTTGGATATTCATCCCCACAAGTTGCGACATACGTTTGCGACGCATTTATTGAACAACGGCGCCGATATGCGTAGTGTTCAAGAATTATTGGGTCATGCTGATTTAAGTTCTACACAAATTTACACACATGTAACTAAAAGTCAATTGCGGCAACAATATTTACAAGCACATCCACGTGCTAAACGATTAAACCAGGAGGATATAGAATGACAACAATCTGTGCAGTAAAAAAAGAAAATCAATTGGCAATGGCAGGCGATGGACAAATCACTATGGGTGAATCCGTTATTATGAAAGGTAGTGCTAGAAAGCTACGCCGTATTTATAATAATCAAGTCGTTGTTGGTTTTGCAGGTGGGGTGGCTGATGCCATTACGTTATCTGAAATGTTTGAAGAAAAACTTCAAGCCCACCAAGGTCAATTAAAACGAGCCGCTGTGGAAGTAGCTAAACAATGGCGTACGGACCGGAGTCTGCAAAAATTAGAAGCCTTATTAATTGTAATGAACGAAGAAACTTTATTGTTAGTTAGTGGGACAGGGGAAGTTATTGAACCTGACGATGGCATATTGACGATTGGATCAGGCGGTAATTATGCTTTAGCCGCCGCAAGAGCCTTATTACGCAATACAACTGATTTGTCGGCTAGAGACATAGCTGAACAAGCCCTTAAAATTGCTAGTGAAATTGATATTTTTACCAACGACAATATCATCGTTGAAGAAATTTAATAGGAAGTGATCAAAACATGACAGAATTAACTCCAAGACAAGTTGTTGCCGAATTAGATAAATATATTGTCGGCCAAAAAGATGCTAAACGTGCGGTTGCCATCGCTTTACAAAATCGTATAAGACGCCTTAAATTAGACGACGAAATGCAACAAGAAGTAAAACCTAAAAATTTGTTAATGATTGGACCAACGGGTGTTGGTAAAACGGAAATTGCGCGTCGTTTAGCTACCATAGCACAAGCGCCGTTCGTTAAAGTGGAAGCAACCAAATATACGGAAGTTGGTTATGTTGGTCGTGATGTGGAATCCATGGTGCGTGATTTAGTTGAAAATAGTATTCGCATTGTTAAAGAACAGCAACATGAACTGGTTCATGACGAAGCTGAAGCTAAAGCGATTAACCGGATTGCAAAGGTTTTACGTCCCGGTCAAAAAGTTGAAAAGGCAAAGCCTGCTAACAATAACCTTGGTTTCCCAAATTTTCAAGAAATGTTTAGTCAATTTGGTCAAGGTAAAGCCGAAGAGGAAGAAGAAGTTGTTACTGACGAAGTTGCATCTTCGCGCCGTCAAATTAGACAACAAATTCGCGATGGTCTGTTAGATAATCATGAAATAACAATCCAAATAGAAGAGAAAAAAATGTCTTTAGGTAGCATAAACCCTGCCATGGAACAAATGATGGAAATGCAAGATAGCCTAAACGCTTTACGTCCAACAAAGAAAATTGAACGCACATTAACCGTTAAAGAAGCTTTAACTTTATTAACGGAAGAAGAAGCTGATAAATTAGTTAATCAAGATGATATTAACCAAAAAGCCTTAAAACTGGCCGAAGAACGGGGTATCATCTTCATTGATGAAATGGATAAAATTGCTTCTAAAAACCAAAATAGCGGTGAAGTGAGCCGCCAAGGGGTTCAAAGGGATATTTTACCGATCGTTGAAGGTAGCCGTGTACAAACAAAATATGGTTAT
This window of the Fundicoccus culcitae genome carries:
- the topA gene encoding type I DNA topoisomerase, which produces MAIKNLVIVESPTKAKTINKYLGRNYKVVASKGHLRDLPKSKMGVDIENNFEPHYISIRGRGDTIKELRKLAKQSDRVYLAADPDREGEAIAWHLSYLLDLPEGEENRVVFNEITKDTVKEAFKHPRKIDQNLVDAQQARRILDRIVGYSISPLLWKKIKGGLSAGRVQSTTLKIIIDRENEIRNFVPEEYWLIPAEFQKDKSKFTANFYSYQGKRTELANETIVNEIMANIDQTQHFTVTNVEKSERKRKSPNPYTTSTLQQDASNRLNFRTSKTMMIAQQLYEGITIKRTTVGLITYMRTDSTRIAPSAVNAASQYIQSEYGQAYSHAKGQSAQANGAQDAHEAIRPSDVTLTPESIKDSLSRDQYKLYNLIWSRFVASQMTDAVYDTVRADLTQNKVVFRASGSRIKFDGFLKVYSTDSSKDNYLPELTVNDSVKLTKIETNQMFTQPPSRYTEASLIKVLEEKGIGRPSAYSPTIETLRKRYYVKLVSKKFEPTELGEIVNNVLSEYFPQIVDSEFTAGMESTLDEIEEGKRQWVSVLDEFYQGFEKDLKKAEVNMEEINIKDEPAGFDCPECGNPMVIKIGRYGKFYACSNFPECRHTEPIVKKIGVTCPKCQEGQVIERESKKKRIFYGCDRYPACDFVSWDKPVGRDCPKCQHFLVEKTNRKKRQIVCSNCDYAEQAE
- the hslV gene encoding HslVU peptidase proteolytic subunit, which encodes MTTICAVKKENQLAMAGDGQITMGESVIMKGSARKLRRIYNNQVVVGFAGGVADAITLSEMFEEKLQAHQGQLKRAAVEVAKQWRTDRSLQKLEALLIVMNEETLLLVSGTGEVIEPDDGILTIGSGGNYALAAARALLRNTTDLSARDIAEQALKIASEIDIFTNDNIIVEEI
- the hslU gene encoding ATP-dependent protease ATPase subunit HslU produces the protein MTELTPRQVVAELDKYIVGQKDAKRAVAIALQNRIRRLKLDDEMQQEVKPKNLLMIGPTGVGKTEIARRLATIAQAPFVKVEATKYTEVGYVGRDVESMVRDLVENSIRIVKEQQHELVHDEAEAKAINRIAKVLRPGQKVEKAKPANNNLGFPNFQEMFSQFGQGKAEEEEEVVTDEVASSRRQIRQQIRDGLLDNHEITIQIEEKKMSLGSINPAMEQMMEMQDSLNALRPTKKIERTLTVKEALTLLTEEEADKLVNQDDINQKALKLAEERGIIFIDEMDKIASKNQNSGEVSRQGVQRDILPIVEGSRVQTKYGYIDTDHILFIGSGAFHTAKPSDLIPELQGRFPIRVHLNDLTKDDFVRILTEPKNALIKQYQALLATDGVEVLFTDDAIEKMAEYAVDLNESTDNIGARRLHTILESLLEEILFEATDMQMGTITINEAYVVDKLDKIVENKDLSHFIL
- the dprA gene encoding DNA-processing protein DprA produces the protein MLLSAKEQLIALSLKDFSYKELFNYLNYLIKTEMSDISISVNDMLNNLHVLAKRDLISLNSQLTFNALINLMPQIDSLRPMTIMLGETLYPELWLSIPQPPILIFYKGNINLLQAKRVSVIGTRKVTYYGEKATEQIVKLFVNHQIQVVSGLANGVDRIAHETAMNLKTQSTIAIIPTGFDEYYPYNNANLQDEIAYDHLLLSEYPPLARVKKHHFIMRNRLVAGLCNAVIVIEAASKSGSLITANYALQFNRELYVLPGRIFDEQSQGCNELLALGANMIISPQRLVQDILTLNENQSKYPN
- the xerC gene encoding tyrosine recombinase XerC codes for the protein MEQYIELFIQFLDVEKRYSAQTITAYSRDLSEFKQFLDSTGSTRLTDIQYTDIRLYVAHLTEHGYARTSIARKISSLRSFFRYAIQQEWIEQNPAELMNYKSKKQHLPDFFYESEMQAIIEAAKVSKLPNPQRNLAIIELLYATGLRVSELVNLTLEQIQTDIQLIRVIGKGNKERIVPIGDAAMQAIETYQNTERPLLLKLNLNPTANKYLFLSDKGKVITADQVRHILTKIVEEASLNLDIHPHKLRHTFATHLLNNGADMRSVQELLGHADLSSTQIYTHVTKSQLRQQYLQAHPRAKRLNQEDIE